The Streptomyces sp. HSG2 genome has a segment encoding these proteins:
- a CDS encoding NlpC/P60 family protein — protein sequence MASHRRPKQPSRTRVTVLTTAAAAAVALGSGSANAAPAEKPNKDEVKAEVDKLYQEAEQATEKYNGAKERQERLQEEISTIQDNVARGQEELNELRDGLGSMASAQYRSGGIDPSVQLFLSADPDEYLDRASALDQLSSRQVDALKRIQEKQRDLAQQRSEAAEKLEDLSATRTELGDKKQEVQGKLSAAQELLNTLTAEEQAALAAEEARASRTSEREALSAASESSSSASGGASASAPASSSASPSASGSGRAGAAFAAAQGKVGTPYVYGATGPSSFDCSGLTSWAYGQAGVGIPRTSESQSSYGTRVSSVGDLQIGDLVFFFNDLHHVGLYAGNGQVLHAPRPGTSVRYESMDTIGGPFMWGVRV from the coding sequence GTGGCGTCCCACCGTCGACCCAAGCAGCCCAGCCGCACACGCGTCACCGTGCTCACCACCGCTGCCGCCGCCGCGGTCGCCCTCGGTTCGGGGTCCGCCAACGCCGCGCCCGCCGAGAAGCCGAACAAGGACGAGGTCAAGGCAGAGGTCGACAAGCTGTACCAGGAGGCCGAGCAGGCCACCGAGAAGTACAACGGCGCCAAGGAGAGGCAGGAGAGGCTCCAGGAGGAGATCTCCACCATCCAGGACAATGTCGCTCGCGGCCAGGAAGAGCTCAACGAACTCCGCGACGGGCTCGGGTCGATGGCCAGCGCGCAGTACCGGTCGGGCGGAATCGACCCGTCGGTCCAGCTCTTCCTCTCCGCGGACCCGGACGAGTACCTCGACCGGGCCTCCGCGCTGGACCAGTTGAGCAGTCGACAGGTCGATGCGCTGAAGCGGATCCAGGAAAAGCAGCGGGACCTCGCCCAGCAGCGCTCGGAGGCCGCGGAGAAGCTGGAGGACCTCTCGGCCACCCGCACCGAGCTGGGCGACAAGAAGCAGGAGGTCCAGGGCAAGCTGTCCGCGGCCCAGGAACTGCTCAACACCCTGACCGCCGAGGAGCAGGCGGCGCTCGCCGCCGAGGAGGCACGGGCCTCCCGCACCAGCGAGCGCGAGGCACTGTCCGCCGCCTCCGAGTCCTCCTCCTCCGCCTCCGGCGGAGCCTCGGCCTCCGCTCCCGCGTCCTCCTCGGCCTCCCCCTCGGCGTCCGGCTCGGGACGGGCCGGCGCGGCCTTCGCCGCCGCCCAGGGCAAGGTCGGCACCCCGTACGTCTACGGCGCCACCGGCCCTTCCTCCTTCGACTGCTCCGGCCTGACGTCCTGGGCCTACGGACAGGCGGGGGTGGGCATACCCCGCACCTCCGAGTCCCAGTCCTCCTACGGGACGCGTGTCTCCTCCGTCGGCGACCTCCAGATCGGCGACCTGGTCTTCTTCTTCAACGACCTGCACCACGTCGGGCTCTACGCCGGGAACGGGCAGGTGCTCCACGCTCCCCGGCCCGGCACATCCGTGCGCTACGAGTCGATGGACACCATCGGCGGCCCCTTCATGTGGGGCGTCCGGGTCTGA
- a CDS encoding C40 family peptidase has product MGSHRRQAASWSGRRARVAVGCLSAVAALGTLPPALASPRDDARAEVDRLHAEAERATEAHNAAQERADAARARVDTAQDTIARQQSRVNAMRDTLGALAGAEYRAGGVDPALALLFASDPDDYLAKATVLDRVGRHQAGELGRLHRALRGLTQTRAEARATLAELERAREEVAGHRKRVERKLAEARRLVRTLSAEERAEHDRASRSGRIPGAADAVPVSGRAGAAVAAARSALGRPYVWGATGPSSFDCSGLTQWSYAQAGVALPRTSQAQAGAGRRVSLAEARPGDLVTYRGDASHVAMYVGGGQVVHAPYPGAPVRYDPVGMMPIHAVTRV; this is encoded by the coding sequence GTGGGGTCACATCGTCGACAAGCAGCGTCCTGGTCCGGCCGGCGTGCCCGGGTGGCAGTCGGGTGCCTCTCCGCGGTCGCGGCGCTCGGCACACTCCCGCCCGCCCTGGCCTCGCCCCGGGACGACGCCCGAGCCGAGGTGGACCGACTCCACGCCGAGGCCGAACGGGCCACCGAGGCCCACAACGCGGCCCAGGAGCGCGCCGACGCGGCGCGCGCGCGGGTCGACACGGCGCAGGACACCATCGCCCGGCAGCAGTCACGCGTCAACGCGATGCGTGACACCCTCGGCGCCCTGGCCGGTGCCGAGTACCGCGCCGGAGGCGTCGATCCCGCCCTGGCGCTGCTGTTCGCCTCCGACCCCGACGACTACCTGGCCAAGGCGACCGTCCTCGACCGGGTCGGCAGGCATCAGGCCGGCGAACTGGGACGACTCCACCGGGCGCTGCGGGGACTGACGCAGACGCGCGCCGAGGCACGGGCGACGCTGGCCGAGTTGGAACGGGCCCGCGAAGAGGTCGCCGGACACCGGAAGCGGGTGGAGCGGAAGCTCGCCGAGGCCCGCCGGCTGGTGCGGACGCTGTCCGCGGAGGAACGCGCCGAACACGACCGGGCCTCCCGCTCGGGCCGGATTCCCGGCGCGGCCGACGCGGTTCCCGTCTCGGGCAGGGCCGGCGCGGCGGTCGCCGCGGCCCGCTCCGCCCTCGGAAGGCCGTACGTGTGGGGTGCGACCGGCCCCTCCTCCTTCGACTGCTCGGGTCTGACGCAGTGGTCCTACGCACAGGCGGGGGTGGCCCTGCCGCGCACCTCACAGGCGCAGGCCGGGGCCGGGCGGCGCGTGTCGCTCGCCGAGGCACGTCCCGGGGACCTGGTCACCTATCGGGGCGACGCCAGCCACGTCGCCATGTACGTCGGCGGCGGACAGGTCGTCCACGCGCCCTATCCGGGGGCCCCGGTCCGCTACGACCCGGTGGGGATGATGCCCATCCACGCCGTGACCCGGGTCTGA
- a CDS encoding glycosyltransferase 87 family protein, with translation MKTGSTRPTLWPAAVWAVGRSVLLLFALKVFVFPGPDVTSDVSVIYQGWYEVLRTGAFPSDDVTWQYPPAAALAILAPGILPFLDYPTAFFALACLADLSVFALLARAARGPERGTAGLWVWVVGVPLLGPTVYARYDVMVTAVAVAALLAAARRPRLAGALAAFGALLKVWPALVLLGVRSRIAWIAAAITGLGATAVFALAAPGSLAFLTFQRERGTEVESLGALVFHVARPFGWRGQVSLNYGSVEFLGPGVETVSKAALALTGLAFGWLLLWRLWAVRFRAHTVADAAFVGVLLFVTTSRVISPQYLVWLVGLAAVCLCHRADRMRAPAVLVLAASLATVLEFPIWFGRVVAGDALGVAVLFVRNGLLVAATLTAAVILWRDTVPGRATDGPPSTDTRAAPETPAASR, from the coding sequence GTGAAGACGGGCTCGACACGGCCGACGCTGTGGCCCGCGGCGGTCTGGGCCGTCGGCCGGTCGGTGCTCCTCCTGTTCGCGCTGAAGGTGTTCGTCTTCCCCGGCCCGGACGTCACCAGCGACGTCTCCGTGATCTACCAGGGCTGGTACGAGGTGCTCCGTACCGGCGCGTTCCCGTCGGACGACGTCACCTGGCAGTACCCTCCGGCCGCCGCGCTGGCGATCCTGGCCCCCGGGATCCTGCCGTTCCTGGACTACCCGACCGCGTTCTTCGCCCTGGCCTGTCTCGCCGATCTGTCCGTGTTCGCCCTGCTCGCGCGGGCCGCCCGTGGGCCCGAGCGCGGCACCGCCGGCCTCTGGGTGTGGGTGGTCGGCGTCCCGCTGCTCGGCCCGACGGTCTACGCGCGCTACGACGTGATGGTCACCGCGGTGGCCGTGGCCGCGCTGCTGGCCGCCGCGCGCCGCCCCCGACTCGCGGGAGCCCTGGCCGCGTTCGGTGCGCTGCTCAAGGTATGGCCCGCGCTGGTGCTCCTGGGGGTCCGCTCCCGTATCGCCTGGATCGCCGCCGCGATCACCGGTCTGGGCGCGACGGCGGTCTTCGCGCTGGCCGCGCCGGGTTCCCTGGCCTTCCTCACCTTCCAACGCGAGCGCGGCACCGAGGTCGAGTCACTGGGGGCGCTGGTCTTCCACGTCGCCCGGCCGTTCGGCTGGCGGGGCCAGGTGTCGTTGAACTACGGCTCGGTCGAGTTCCTCGGCCCCGGCGTGGAGACGGTGAGCAAGGCGGCCCTGGCCTTGACCGGCCTGGCGTTCGGCTGGTTGCTGCTCTGGCGGCTCTGGGCCGTCCGGTTCCGGGCGCACACCGTCGCGGACGCCGCCTTCGTCGGCGTGCTGCTGTTCGTCACCACCAGCCGGGTGATCAGCCCCCAGTATCTGGTGTGGCTGGTCGGCCTGGCGGCGGTCTGCCTGTGCCACCGAGCGGACCGGATGCGCGCCCCCGCCGTCCTGGTGCTCGCGGCGAGCCTGGCGACGGTGCTGGAGTTCCCGATCTGGTTCGGTCGAGTGGTGGCGGGGGACGCTCTGGGCGTCGCCGTGTTGTTCGTCCGCAACGGCCTGCTCGTGGCGGCGACCCTCACCGCCGCGGTGATCCTCTGGCGCGACACCGTCCCCGGCCGCGCGACCGACGGCCCACCCTCGACCGACACGCGGGCCGCGCCGGAGACCCCGGCCGCCTCTCGCTGA
- a CDS encoding glycosyltransferase family 4 protein, translating into MRKTLIVTNDFPPRPGGIQAFLHSMALRLDPDRLVVYASTWKRGREGVEATAAFDARQPFPVVRDPATMLLPTPVVTRRAVGLLREHGCSSVWFGAAAPLGLMAPALRRAGAERLVATTHGHEAGWAALPAARGLLRRIGSSTDTLTYLGEYTRTRIAAALTPEAAARMVRLPPGVDERTFHPGSGGDRVRARLGLSERPVVVCVSRLVPRKGQDTLIRAMPRILSAEPEAVLLVVGGGPYEADLRRLARETGVAGSVRFTGAVPWSELPAHYGAGDVFAMPCRTRRRGLDVEGLGIVYLEASATGLPVVAGDSGGAPDAVLHGETGWVVRGGSVDETADRLVTLLGDEGLRRRMGRRGRAWVEETWRRDLLADRLRALL; encoded by the coding sequence ATGCGCAAGACCCTGATCGTGACCAACGACTTCCCGCCGCGCCCCGGTGGCATCCAGGCGTTCCTCCACAGCATGGCGCTGCGGCTGGACCCGGACCGACTGGTCGTCTACGCCTCGACCTGGAAGCGCGGCCGGGAGGGCGTCGAGGCGACCGCGGCCTTCGACGCCCGACAGCCTTTCCCCGTGGTCCGCGACCCCGCGACGATGCTGCTGCCGACGCCGGTCGTGACCCGAAGGGCCGTCGGGCTGCTCCGCGAGCACGGCTGCTCCTCCGTGTGGTTCGGGGCCGCCGCTCCCCTCGGACTCATGGCGCCGGCCCTGCGCCGCGCGGGCGCCGAGAGGCTGGTGGCCACCACCCACGGGCACGAGGCCGGGTGGGCCGCGCTCCCCGCCGCGCGCGGACTGCTGCGGCGTATCGGGTCGTCCACGGACACGCTGACATACCTGGGCGAGTACACCCGGACGCGGATCGCGGCGGCGCTGACCCCGGAGGCGGCGGCGCGGATGGTCCGGCTACCGCCCGGTGTCGACGAGCGGACCTTCCACCCCGGCAGTGGCGGCGACCGGGTCCGGGCCCGGCTCGGCCTGAGCGAACGGCCGGTGGTGGTGTGCGTGTCGCGGTTGGTGCCCCGCAAGGGGCAGGACACGCTGATTCGGGCGATGCCGCGAATCCTGTCGGCGGAGCCGGAGGCCGTCCTCCTCGTCGTCGGCGGTGGCCCCTACGAGGCGGACCTGCGGCGGCTCGCGCGCGAGACGGGCGTGGCGGGCTCGGTCCGTTTCACCGGCGCCGTCCCCTGGTCCGAACTGCCCGCGCACTACGGCGCGGGCGACGTGTTCGCCATGCCCTGCCGGACCCGCCGTCGCGGGTTGGACGTCGAGGGGCTCGGCATCGTCTACCTGGAGGCGTCGGCGACGGGACTGCCCGTGGTGGCCGGCGACTCCGGCGGCGCGCCGGACGCTGTGCTGCACGGCGAGACCGGTTGGGTGGTGCGGGGAGGCTCCGTGGATGAGACCGCCGACCGGCTGGTGACGCTCCTCGGGGACGAGGGCCTCCGCCGCCGGATGGGTCGGCGGGGCCGCGCCTGGGTCGAGGAGACGTGGCGGCGGGACCTGCTGGCCGACCGGCTGCGCGCGCTCCTGTGA